Proteins encoded by one window of Amaranthus tricolor cultivar Red isolate AtriRed21 chromosome 4, ASM2621246v1, whole genome shotgun sequence:
- the LOC130810019 gene encoding probable sugar phosphate/phosphate translocator At3g17430 isoform X2: protein MINTSFALTYLYLLIYILLSSGVILYNKWVLSPKYFNFPFPITLTMVHMGFSGLVAFFLVRVFKVVSPVKMTFRIYATSVIPISAFFASSLWFGNTAYLHISVAFIQMLKALMPVATFLMAVVCGTDKLRCDVFLNMLLVSVGVVISSYGEIHFNIVGTLYQVTGIFAEALRLVLTQVLLQKKGLTLNPITSLYYIAPCSFVFLFIPWSMLEQPQMDISRIQFNFWIFFSNAICALALNFSIFLVIGRTGAVTIRVAGVLKDWILIALSTVIFPESTITGLNIIGYAVALLGVVMYNYLKVKDVRASQPGTPERIPDRAAKDWKLEKKSSDLYVPDDNDSKNGGNSGAR from the exons ATGATCAATACATCATTTGCACTCACTTATCTCTACTTGCTCATTTACATTTTACTTTCATCTGGAGTTATACTCTACAATAAG TGGGTTCTTTCCCCAAAGTACTTTAATTTCCCATTTCCCATAACACTCACAATGGTTCATATGGGATTCTCTGGACTGGTGGCATTCTTTCTTGTTCGTGTTTTTAAG GTTGTATCTCCTGTCAAAATGACATTTAGAAT ATATGCAACGTCTGTGATCCCCATAAGTGCATTCTTTGCTTCAAGTCTATG GTTTGGAAACACTGCTTATTTGCATATTTCTGTGGCCTTCATTCAAATGCTTAAAGCTTTGA TGCCTGTGGCTACATTTCTCATGGCTGTTGTGTGTGGCACCGACAAACTAAGGTGTGACGTGTTCTTGAATATGCTCCTGGTCAGTGTTGGAGTGGTCATTTCCTCATATGGGGAAATCCATTTTAACATCGTTGGCACACTATACCAGGTCACAGGGATATTCGCTGAAGCACTTAGACTGGTCCTAACTCAAGTCCTTCTCCAGAAGAAAGGCCTGACCCTAAATCCTATCACTAGCTTGTATTACATAGCTCCTTGCAG CTTTGTGTTTTTGTTTATACCATGGTCTATGTTGGAGCAGCCTCAAATGGATATTTCACGtatacaatttaatttttggATCTTCTTCTCCAATGCAATTTGCGCTCTGGCTttgaatttttcaattttcttgGTAATTGGTAGAACTGGGGCAGTTACTATCCGTGTTGCTGGTGTTTTAAAAGATTGGATTCTGATAGCCCTTTCAACAGTTATTTTTCCAGAGTCAACCATCACGGGGCTCAATATTATTGGCTATGCAGTTG CACTTTTGGGTGTAGTTATGTACAACTATTTGAAGGTAAAGGATGTGCGAGCTTCTCAACCAGGGACTCCTGAAAGAATTCCAGATAGAGCAGCTAAG GATTGGAAACTGGAAAAGAAGTCATCTGATTTATACGTTCCTGATGATAACGATAGCAAAAATGGTGGAAACAGTGGAGCAAGGTAG
- the LOC130810019 gene encoding probable sugar phosphate/phosphate translocator At3g17430 isoform X1, whose product MINTSFALTYLYLLIYILLSSGVILYNKWVLSPKYFNFPFPITLTMVHMGFSGLVAFFLVRVFKVVSPVKMTFRIYATSVIPISAFFASSLWFGNTAYLHISVAFIQMLKALMPVATFLMAVVCGTDKLRCDVFLNMLLVSVGVVISSYGEIHFNIVGTLYQVTGIFAEALRLVLTQVLLQKKGLTLNPITSLYYIAPCSFVFLFIPWSMLEQPQMDISRIQFNFWIFFSNAICALALNFSIFLVIGRTGAVTIRVAGVLKDWILIALSTVIFPESTITGLNIIGYAVALLGVVMYNYLKVKDVRASQPGTPERIPDRAAKIQDWKLEKKSSDLYVPDDNDSKNGGNSGAR is encoded by the exons ATGATCAATACATCATTTGCACTCACTTATCTCTACTTGCTCATTTACATTTTACTTTCATCTGGAGTTATACTCTACAATAAG TGGGTTCTTTCCCCAAAGTACTTTAATTTCCCATTTCCCATAACACTCACAATGGTTCATATGGGATTCTCTGGACTGGTGGCATTCTTTCTTGTTCGTGTTTTTAAG GTTGTATCTCCTGTCAAAATGACATTTAGAAT ATATGCAACGTCTGTGATCCCCATAAGTGCATTCTTTGCTTCAAGTCTATG GTTTGGAAACACTGCTTATTTGCATATTTCTGTGGCCTTCATTCAAATGCTTAAAGCTTTGA TGCCTGTGGCTACATTTCTCATGGCTGTTGTGTGTGGCACCGACAAACTAAGGTGTGACGTGTTCTTGAATATGCTCCTGGTCAGTGTTGGAGTGGTCATTTCCTCATATGGGGAAATCCATTTTAACATCGTTGGCACACTATACCAGGTCACAGGGATATTCGCTGAAGCACTTAGACTGGTCCTAACTCAAGTCCTTCTCCAGAAGAAAGGCCTGACCCTAAATCCTATCACTAGCTTGTATTACATAGCTCCTTGCAG CTTTGTGTTTTTGTTTATACCATGGTCTATGTTGGAGCAGCCTCAAATGGATATTTCACGtatacaatttaatttttggATCTTCTTCTCCAATGCAATTTGCGCTCTGGCTttgaatttttcaattttcttgGTAATTGGTAGAACTGGGGCAGTTACTATCCGTGTTGCTGGTGTTTTAAAAGATTGGATTCTGATAGCCCTTTCAACAGTTATTTTTCCAGAGTCAACCATCACGGGGCTCAATATTATTGGCTATGCAGTTG CACTTTTGGGTGTAGTTATGTACAACTATTTGAAGGTAAAGGATGTGCGAGCTTCTCAACCAGGGACTCCTGAAAGAATTCCAGATAGAGCAGCTAAG ATACAGGATTGGAAACTGGAAAAGAAGTCATCTGATTTATACGTTCCTGATGATAACGATAGCAAAAATGGTGGAAACAGTGGAGCAAGGTAG
- the LOC130810020 gene encoding dolichyl-diphosphooligosaccharide--protein glycosyltransferase subunit 4A translates to MIDDQDLGFFANFLGVFIFVLVIAYHFVMADPKYEGN, encoded by the coding sequence ATGATTGACGATCAAGATCTTGGATTCTTCGCCAATTTTCTAGGCGTTTTTATCTTTGTTCTGGTAATTGCTTACCATTTTGTTATGGCTGATCCCAAGTATGAAGGAAATTGA